A portion of the Bacteroides faecium genome contains these proteins:
- a CDS encoding endonuclease/exonuclease/phosphatase family protein, with amino-acid sequence MLKVQLTGILIWLCINAVQAKGVEIKVLQMNIWQEGTMVKGGFEAIADEISRLEPDIVMFSEVRNYHGKMFISRILHALKERGKTYYGENSPLDVGILSKYPIEKQAPNRPSEGDAGSVLKARIRINGQTVVVYSAHLDYTHYACYLPRGYSGVTWKKLDTPVTDRIKVEKANRESMRDEAIFHFIEDSKKEKGNIILLGGDFNEPSHLDWNEKTKDLWDHHGTIVRWDCSTMLMEAGFKDAYRTKYPNPVTHPGFTFPSDNKGVPEQKLSWAPEADERDRIDFIYYMPSKRIKLKDAVIVGPAQSIIRGKRMEENSNDRFIEPLDVWPTDHKAVMVIFCIK; translated from the coding sequence ATGTTAAAAGTTCAACTAACAGGAATACTTATCTGGCTATGCATAAACGCAGTCCAAGCAAAAGGTGTAGAGATAAAAGTGCTGCAAATGAATATCTGGCAGGAAGGAACCATGGTCAAAGGAGGCTTTGAAGCTATCGCAGATGAAATCTCCCGACTGGAACCGGATATCGTTATGTTCAGTGAGGTACGCAACTACCATGGTAAAATGTTCATTTCCCGCATACTCCATGCACTGAAAGAACGAGGTAAGACGTATTATGGAGAAAACAGTCCTTTAGATGTTGGGATCTTATCAAAATATCCGATAGAAAAGCAGGCGCCCAACCGTCCCTCTGAAGGAGATGCCGGTTCGGTACTGAAAGCACGGATACGCATTAATGGGCAGACAGTGGTAGTCTATTCAGCACATCTGGATTATACCCATTATGCTTGCTACCTGCCAAGAGGGTATAGCGGTGTTACATGGAAAAAGCTAGATACACCAGTAACCGACAGAATAAAAGTGGAAAAAGCCAACCGGGAATCTATGCGTGATGAAGCCATTTTTCACTTTATTGAAGATTCAAAGAAAGAAAAAGGCAATATTATTTTGCTGGGTGGAGATTTTAATGAACCTTCGCATCTCGATTGGAATGAGAAGACAAAAGATTTGTGGGATCATCATGGCACAATAGTTCGCTGGGATTGCTCTACCATGCTAATGGAGGCCGGATTCAAGGACGCTTACCGAACTAAATATCCCAATCCGGTCACTCATCCGGGATTCACATTTCCATCGGACAACAAGGGAGTGCCGGAACAAAAACTGTCATGGGCACCGGAAGCAGATGAAAGAGACCGGATAGATTTTATTTATTACATGCCTTCCAAAAGGATAAAGCTAAAGGATGCCGTAATAGTAGGGCCAGCCCAGTCGATTATCCGGGGCAAAAGAATGGAAGAAAACAGCAATGACCGATTTATCGAACCGCTCGATGTATGGCCTACCGACCATAAAGCAGTGATGGTAATATTTTGCATAAAATAA
- a CDS encoding metallophosphoesterase, whose translation MKKLLFVLALCMQALYASAQIYPVRAELTDKNSFTMILIPDPQSYTKFDANQPLFELQTAWIANSIPSLNIKAALCTGDLVEQNEIRIPDGVNGNQTSNEQWKAASRAFERLDGKLPYVLCTGNHDYGYEKSENRLTHFPDYFPSERNSCWRNTLVEVGLDSKGIPTLENAAYQFETDTWGKILVLSLEFAPRDEAIEWAKKVIEKEKYANHKVILLTHSFLDYKGERFIKEDYKVTPANYAEAIWQKLVYPSKNICLVVCGHECNITDNEHNVSFRTDKNKDGKNIPQMMFNAQTADGQWFGNGGDCWLRIMEFMPNGKTIKIKTFSPLFALSPSSADKAWRTASYDQFDIVIE comes from the coding sequence ATGAAAAAACTATTATTTGTATTAGCCCTCTGTATGCAGGCATTATATGCATCCGCGCAAATCTATCCGGTACGCGCCGAACTGACCGACAAGAATTCGTTTACCATGATTCTGATACCCGATCCGCAAAGTTACACCAAGTTCGATGCCAACCAACCCCTCTTTGAATTACAGACTGCATGGATAGCCAATAGTATCCCGTCATTAAATATCAAAGCGGCGCTGTGTACCGGAGACTTGGTAGAGCAAAACGAAATCCGCATCCCAGATGGTGTGAATGGAAATCAGACGAGCAACGAACAATGGAAAGCTGCATCGCGTGCTTTTGAACGTTTGGACGGTAAATTGCCTTACGTACTCTGTACCGGAAACCATGACTACGGTTATGAGAAATCAGAAAATCGTTTGACGCATTTTCCCGATTATTTCCCTTCGGAACGAAATAGTTGCTGGCGAAACACATTGGTTGAAGTTGGACTTGACTCAAAAGGTATCCCTACTTTAGAAAATGCCGCGTATCAATTTGAAACGGATACCTGGGGGAAGATACTGGTTTTATCTTTGGAATTTGCTCCCAGGGATGAAGCGATAGAATGGGCTAAAAAGGTGATTGAGAAAGAGAAGTATGCTAATCATAAGGTGATTTTATTAACGCATTCCTTCCTTGATTACAAAGGAGAACGATTCATTAAGGAAGATTATAAAGTAACTCCCGCCAACTATGCGGAAGCTATATGGCAGAAACTTGTTTATCCGTCAAAAAACATCTGTCTGGTTGTTTGTGGACACGAATGTAATATCACCGATAATGAGCATAATGTCAGCTTCCGCACCGATAAGAATAAGGACGGAAAGAACATTCCTCAAATGATGTTCAATGCGCAAACGGCCGACGGACAATGGTTCGGAAATGGCGGAGATTGTTGGCTACGAATTATGGAGTTCATGCCTAATGGCAAAACAATTAAAATCAAAACGTTCTCCCCTCTTTTCGCTCTCTCACCATCAAGCGCAGATAAAGCATGGAGAACGGCATCTTATGACCAGTTCGATATAGTTATTGAATAA
- a CDS encoding ATP-binding protein, which translates to MKYPIGIQSFDRIREDGFVYVDKTALVYNLVQTGSIYFLSRPRRFGKSLLVSTLACYFQGRKELFDGLAIADLEKDWLQYPIFRIDFNGGPYTQPGVLEATIEGYLGNWEDIYGKNLNYTTTGDRFKELLRRAYERTGQRAVVLIDEYDKPILDVLDTGTYTCNHVGEKLLLEDHHREILKSFYSTFKGADEYLKFVLLTGVTKFSQVSVFSGFNQPKDISMDERYESLCGITQEELEKYFAEPISRLATKYECTVEEMKDWLKRQYDGYHFSTNMADIYNPFSLLNTFDMNEIHNYWFSTGTPTYLIRLLQHSHEQMNELTGKFYKPSLFVDYKADVEQPLPMIYQSGYLTIKEYNKRMGTYLLDFPNNEVREGFLSVLAANYMKPKSKEVTSWITDAVMDLEQGDTDAFRRSLTSFLASIPYDSHGSLKDIDITEKHFQYTFYLLLRLIGVYCIAIHCEDRQSYGRVDCTLEMEDYVYIFEFKMDGTAQEALEQIEKTGYAKPYLADKRKVICIGVNFSSVTRTVEDWEEVSIA; encoded by the coding sequence ATGAAATATCCTATTGGAATACAGAGCTTTGACCGCATTCGTGAAGACGGTTTTGTTTATGTAGACAAGACTGCCTTAGTTTACAACCTTGTGCAAACGGGTTCAATCTATTTCTTGAGTCGTCCCCGTCGTTTTGGGAAGAGTTTGTTGGTGAGTACACTTGCCTGTTATTTTCAGGGGCGGAAAGAACTTTTCGACGGACTGGCAATTGCCGACCTTGAAAAAGACTGGTTGCAATATCCTATTTTCCGCATTGACTTTAACGGTGGACCATACACTCAACCGGGAGTGCTCGAAGCAACTATCGAAGGGTATTTAGGCAATTGGGAAGACATCTATGGCAAAAATCTGAACTATACTACTACAGGTGACCGCTTCAAGGAACTGCTCCGCCGTGCTTATGAACGGACAGGACAGCGTGCGGTAGTACTGATTGATGAATATGACAAACCCATTCTCGATGTGTTGGATACCGGAACTTACACCTGCAACCATGTAGGAGAGAAACTTTTGCTTGAAGACCATCACAGGGAAATTCTGAAATCTTTTTATTCCACCTTCAAAGGGGCTGATGAGTATCTGAAATTCGTACTGTTGACGGGAGTTACGAAATTTTCGCAAGTAAGTGTGTTCAGTGGCTTCAACCAACCAAAAGACATTAGTATGGATGAACGCTACGAATCACTATGCGGAATCACTCAGGAAGAATTGGAGAAATACTTCGCAGAACCCATCTCGCGATTGGCAACTAAATACGAATGTACGGTGGAGGAAATGAAGGACTGGCTGAAACGGCAGTACGATGGCTATCATTTTAGTACGAACATGGCAGACATCTACAATCCGTTTAGCTTACTCAATACTTTTGACATGAATGAAATCCACAACTATTGGTTCTCTACCGGGACTCCTACTTATCTGATACGCTTGCTACAGCATAGCCATGAGCAGATGAACGAACTGACTGGCAAATTTTATAAACCATCTTTATTTGTGGACTACAAGGCAGATGTGGAACAGCCTTTACCTATGATTTATCAAAGCGGTTATCTCACAATTAAGGAGTATAACAAAAGAATGGGAACCTATCTGCTTGACTTCCCAAATAATGAGGTGCGTGAGGGATTCTTATCTGTATTAGCAGCCAATTATATGAAGCCGAAGAGTAAGGAAGTGACGAGTTGGATAACAGATGCCGTGATGGACCTTGAACAAGGTGATACAGATGCGTTCCGCCGTTCCCTCACTTCTTTTTTGGCAAGTATTCCCTATGACTCCCACGGCTCGTTGAAAGATATAGATATAACAGAAAAGCATTTTCAATACACTTTTTATCTATTACTTCGACTGATAGGCGTATATTGCATCGCTATCCATTGCGAAGACCGCCAAAGCTACGGACGGGTGGATTGTACGCTGGAGATGGAGGATTACGTCTATATCTTTGAATTCAAAATGGACGGTACGGCACAGGAAGCTCTGGAACAAATAGAGAAGACTGGCTACGCCAAGCCTTATCTGGCAGACAAACGAAAGGTGATTTGTATCGGAGTGAACTTCTCATCTGTCACACGGACAGTAGAAGACTGGGAAGAAGTTTCCATTGCGTGA
- a CDS encoding mechanosensitive ion channel family protein, with amino-acid sequence MLVVDLGKWMNKILIDWGIDPTVADRFDETIIAVLMIAIAIGLNYLCQAILIGGMKQYTRRKPHLWNTLLMKRKVFHNLIHTVPAFLVYSLLPMAFIRGKDLLLISQKACAVYIIFSLLLAINGILLMIMDIYDGKESMKNRPMKGFIQVLQVLLFFVGGIIIIAIIVNKSPASLFAGLGASAAILMLVFKDSILGFVAGIQLSANDMVRPGDWITLPSGAANGTVQEITLNTVKIQNFDNTISTVPPYTLVSSPFQNWRGMVQSGGRRVMKNITLDLTTLQFCTPEMLDRYRKEIPLMADYQPEEGVVPTNSQVYRVYIERYLCSLPVVNQDLDLIISQKEATMYGVPIQVYFFSRNKVWKEYERIQSDIFDHLLAMVPKFDLKVYQYSD; translated from the coding sequence ATGCTCGTAGTAGATTTAGGAAAATGGATGAACAAAATCCTGATAGATTGGGGAATTGACCCGACAGTTGCCGACCGTTTTGATGAGACTATTATTGCTGTGCTGATGATAGCAATTGCTATCGGCCTGAATTATCTCTGCCAGGCGATTCTTATAGGAGGAATGAAGCAGTACACCCGTCGGAAACCGCACCTTTGGAATACGTTGCTGATGAAGCGCAAAGTGTTTCACAATCTGATTCATACGGTTCCGGCTTTTCTGGTTTATTCTTTACTGCCAATGGCTTTTATTCGCGGCAAGGATTTATTGCTTATTTCCCAGAAAGCTTGTGCCGTTTACATTATCTTTTCTTTGCTGTTGGCCATTAATGGGATTCTGTTGATGATAATGGATATCTACGACGGGAAGGAGTCTATGAAGAACCGTCCGATGAAAGGATTCATCCAGGTGTTGCAGGTGCTTCTGTTCTTTGTCGGTGGAATCATTATCATTGCCATTATTGTGAATAAATCTCCAGCCAGTTTGTTTGCGGGATTAGGTGCTTCGGCTGCCATCCTGATGCTGGTATTCAAGGATTCCATACTAGGATTTGTGGCGGGTATCCAGCTTTCCGCCAATGATATGGTTCGTCCGGGCGACTGGATTACGCTTCCTTCCGGTGCCGCCAATGGCACAGTGCAGGAGATTACTCTGAATACAGTCAAGATTCAGAATTTCGATAATACGATTTCTACCGTTCCCCCTTATACATTGGTCAGCAGTCCTTTCCAGAACTGGCGGGGAATGGTGCAATCAGGAGGACGAAGGGTAATGAAGAATATAACCCTGGACTTGACTACACTCCAATTTTGTACGCCCGAAATGCTCGACCGTTATCGGAAGGAAATCCCTTTGATGGCGGATTATCAGCCTGAAGAAGGTGTAGTACCTACCAATTCCCAGGTTTATCGTGTATATATTGAGCGTTATTTGTGCAGCTTGCCTGTGGTGAATCAGGATTTGGACTTGATTATCAGCCAAAAAGAAGCCACGATGTATGGAGTACCTATTCAAGTTTACTTCTTCTCCCGAAACAAAGTTTGGAAAGAATACGAACGTATCCAGTCGGACATCTTCGACCATTTGCTGGCAATGGTTCCTAAATTCGACTTAAAGGTCTATCAGTATTCGGATTAA
- a CDS encoding alpha-L-fucosidase encodes MNKLLTTLLLSSAITLGMQAQKKENYYVKHVEFPQNATLEQKVDMAARLVPTPQQYAWQQMELTAFLHFGINTFTGREWGDGKENPAIFNPTELDAEQWVSTLKDAGFKMVLLTAKHHDGFCLWPTATTKHSVASSPWKNGQGDVVKELRKACDKYDMKFGVYLSPWDRNAECYGDSPRYNEFFIRQLTELLTNYGEVHEVWFDGANGEGPNGKKQVYDWDAFYKTIQRLQPKAVMAIMGDDVRWVGNEKGLGRETEWNATVLTPGIYARSTENNKRLGVFSKAEDLGSRKMLEKATELFWYPSEVDVSIRPGWFYHAEEDAKVKSLKHLSDIYFQSVGYNSVLLLNIPPDRKGLINEADVNRLKEFAAYRQQIFADNRVKKGRNYWNATSGSEAVYSLKPGSEINLVMLQEDITKGQRVESFVVEALTDKGWKEVGKGTTIGYKRMLRFPTVKASQLRVKIDECRLTAHINQVAAYYAAPLQEVVQGEDWNNLPRAGWKQVADSPLTIDLGKSVTLASFTYAPSKAEAKPTMAFRYKFFVSMDGKNWKEVPANGEFSNIMHNPLPQTVTFGQKVQARYIKLEATTPTATTAKVEMDEIGVITTP; translated from the coding sequence ATGAACAAACTACTGACCACCTTATTATTATCCTCTGCCATCACATTGGGCATGCAAGCCCAGAAGAAAGAAAACTATTATGTGAAGCATGTCGAATTCCCTCAAAATGCCACCCTTGAACAGAAAGTGGATATGGCTGCACGTCTCGTACCCACCCCTCAACAATATGCCTGGCAACAAATGGAATTAACAGCTTTCCTTCATTTCGGTATCAACACCTTTACCGGACGTGAATGGGGAGATGGAAAAGAAAACCCCGCTATCTTTAACCCCACCGAGCTGGATGCCGAACAATGGGTAAGCACTCTCAAGGACGCCGGCTTCAAAATGGTACTTCTGACCGCAAAGCATCACGACGGCTTCTGCCTCTGGCCAACAGCTACCACCAAACATTCTGTAGCCTCTTCTCCCTGGAAGAACGGGCAGGGGGATGTCGTAAAAGAACTTCGAAAAGCTTGCGACAAATATGATATGAAGTTCGGCGTCTACCTTTCTCCGTGGGACCGCAATGCGGAATGTTATGGAGACTCTCCCCGTTACAATGAATTCTTCATCCGCCAATTGACGGAACTGCTTACCAATTACGGTGAAGTGCACGAAGTATGGTTCGACGGAGCGAATGGGGAAGGTCCGAACGGAAAGAAACAAGTCTATGACTGGGACGCTTTCTATAAAACAATCCAACGCCTGCAACCGAAAGCAGTAATGGCGATTATGGGAGACGATGTCCGTTGGGTAGGAAATGAAAAAGGACTGGGACGCGAAACGGAATGGAATGCCACCGTACTGACTCCGGGAATTTATGCCCGCTCGACAGAAAACAACAAACGGCTGGGTGTCTTTAGCAAAGCGGAAGATTTAGGAAGCCGCAAAATGTTGGAGAAAGCTACGGAACTGTTTTGGTATCCTTCGGAAGTGGATGTGTCCATTCGTCCGGGATGGTTCTATCATGCGGAAGAAGATGCGAAAGTGAAGTCCCTGAAACATCTGTCGGATATTTATTTCCAGTCGGTAGGATATAACTCCGTGCTTTTATTGAATATACCGCCCGACCGCAAAGGCTTGATTAATGAAGCGGACGTGAACCGTCTGAAAGAATTTGCAGCTTACCGTCAACAGATATTTGCCGATAACCGGGTGAAAAAAGGAAGAAACTACTGGAATGCCACTTCAGGCAGTGAAGCCGTTTATTCTTTGAAACCGGGCTCGGAAATTAACTTAGTGATGCTTCAGGAAGATATCACGAAAGGACAGAGAGTGGAGTCTTTCGTTGTAGAAGCTTTGACTGACAAAGGCTGGAAAGAAGTAGGCAAGGGTACGACAATCGGATATAAACGTATGCTGCGTTTCCCGACAGTGAAAGCCAGTCAGCTACGGGTGAAGATTGACGAATGTCGTCTGACTGCTCATATCAACCAAGTGGCCGCTTATTATGCAGCTCCTTTGCAGGAAGTGGTTCAGGGTGAAGATTGGAATAATCTGCCTCGTGCAGGCTGGAAACAAGTCGCTGATTCTCCATTGACGATTGACTTGGGCAAATCGGTGACATTAGCCAGCTTTACTTATGCTCCTTCGAAAGCGGAAGCAAAACCGACAATGGCATTCCGTTATAAATTCTTTGTGAGCATGGACGGAAAGAACTGGAAGGAAGTTCCTGCCAACGGTGAGTTCAGTAATATCATGCACAACCCGTTGCCACAGACGGTCACTTTCGGTCAGAAAGTACAAGCACGTTATATTAAGTTGGAGGCTACTACGCCTACCGCAACAACCGCGAAAGTAGAAATGGATGAAATAGGAGTGATAACTACTCCCTGA
- a CDS encoding glycoside hydrolase family 2 TIM barrel-domain containing protein — MLMNISFQKRTFLILSAVLVTTTFTLAQQQPLPEWQSQYAVGLNKLAPHTYVWPYADASDIEKPGGYEQSPFYMSLNGKWKFHWVKNPDNRPKDFYQPSYYTGGWADINVPGNWERQGYGTAIYVNETYEFDDKMFNFKKNPPLVPHAENEVGSYRRTFKVPADWKGRRVVLCCEGVISFYYVWVNGKLLGYNQGSKTNAEWDITDVLNDGENVVALEVYRWSSGAYLECQDMWRLSGIERDVYLYSTPQQYIADYKLSASLDKEQYKDGIFGLEVTVEGPSATSSSVAYTLKDASGKAVLQDAIQIKSRGLSNFIVFDEKKIPNVKAWSAEHPNLYTLVLELKDAQGKVTELTGCEAGFRTSEIKGGRFCINGVPVLVKGTNRHEHSQLGRTVSKELMELDIKLMKQHNINLVRNSHYPTHPYWYQLCDRYGLYMIDEANIESHGMGYGPASLAKDSTWLLAHMDRTHRMYERSKNHPAIVIWSLGNEAGNGVNFERTYDWLKSVEKTRPVQYERAELNYNTDIYCRMYRSVDDIKAYVAKKDIYRPFILCEYLHAMGNSCGGLKEYWDVFENEPMAQGGSVWDWVDQSFREIDKNGKWYWTYGGDYGPEGIPSFGNFCCNGLVGADRKPHPHLLEVKKVYQNIKTTLLDRKNMKLRIKNWYDFSNLNEYIFHWNVTTDSGEKLAEGTNVLDCEPHATIDIQLGNVILSKKDREAYLNISWTRKDDSPMIAKDWEVAYDQFVLSGNKNSATHRPQKAGETTFTVDKETGALTSLNLNGKELLSTPLTLSLFRPATDNDNRDKNGARLWRKAGLDNITPKVVSLKEGKNSTTARVEILNAKGQKVGTADFIYALDKNGALKVNTTFEPDTAIVKSIARLGLTFRVADTYDQVSYLGRGDNETHVDRDQSGKIGLYQTTPERMFHYYVAPQSTGNRTDVRWAKFTNHSGEGVFVESNRAFQFSIIPFSDVLLEKARHINDLKRDGMYTVHLDAEQAGVGTATCGPGVLPQYLVPLKKQSFEFTLYPIK; from the coding sequence ATGCTTATGAACATTAGCTTTCAGAAACGAACTTTTTTAATCTTATCTGCAGTACTGGTTACCACTACTTTCACGTTAGCGCAGCAACAACCGTTGCCCGAATGGCAAAGCCAGTATGCGGTAGGACTGAACAAACTCGCCCCTCATACCTACGTATGGCCTTACGCCGACGCTTCCGACATTGAAAAGCCGGGCGGATACGAACAGTCCCCATTTTATATGAGCCTGAATGGGAAATGGAAATTCCATTGGGTGAAGAATCCCGATAACCGTCCGAAAGATTTTTATCAGCCTTCTTATTATACCGGAGGTTGGGCGGACATCAACGTTCCCGGCAACTGGGAACGTCAGGGTTATGGCACAGCTATCTATGTCAACGAGACATATGAATTTGATGACAAAATGTTCAACTTCAAAAAGAATCCGCCACTGGTTCCTCATGCGGAGAATGAAGTCGGTTCCTATCGTCGCACATTCAAAGTGCCTGCTGATTGGAAAGGCCGTCGTGTAGTACTTTGCTGCGAAGGTGTAATCTCTTTCTATTATGTATGGGTGAACGGGAAACTGCTCGGATATAATCAAGGCTCGAAAACAAATGCCGAATGGGATATTACCGATGTATTGAACGACGGAGAGAATGTAGTGGCTTTGGAAGTGTACCGCTGGAGTTCGGGCGCTTATCTCGAATGTCAGGATATGTGGCGTTTGAGCGGTATCGAACGGGATGTTTACCTATATAGCACTCCCCAACAGTACATTGCCGACTATAAATTGAGCGCTTCTTTGGATAAAGAACAATACAAAGACGGTATCTTCGGACTGGAAGTAACCGTAGAAGGACCTTCCGCTACCTCCAGTTCTGTCGCTTACACATTGAAAGATGCTTCGGGCAAGGCAGTCTTACAGGATGCTATCCAAATAAAATCCCGCGGATTGAGCAATTTCATCGTATTTGACGAAAAGAAGATTCCGAATGTGAAGGCTTGGAGTGCGGAGCATCCTAATCTTTATACATTGGTGCTCGAACTGAAGGACGCCCAAGGCAAAGTCACCGAACTGACCGGATGCGAAGCCGGTTTCCGCACTTCGGAAATCAAAGGCGGACGTTTCTGCATCAATGGTGTTCCGGTACTAGTGAAGGGAACCAACCGTCATGAACACTCACAACTCGGACGTACGGTAAGCAAGGAACTGATGGAACTGGACATCAAACTGATGAAACAGCATAATATCAATCTGGTTCGGAACTCGCATTATCCTACTCATCCATACTGGTATCAGCTTTGCGACCGTTACGGACTGTATATGATTGATGAAGCAAACATCGAATCTCATGGTATGGGTTACGGACCTGCTTCTCTCGCCAAAGACAGCACTTGGCTGCTGGCACACATGGACCGTACGCACCGTATGTACGAACGTTCCAAGAATCATCCTGCCATTGTTATCTGGTCACTTGGAAACGAAGCTGGTAACGGTGTCAACTTCGAACGTACCTACGACTGGCTGAAATCGGTAGAAAAGACCCGCCCCGTGCAGTACGAGCGTGCCGAACTGAATTACAATACGGACATTTATTGCCGTATGTACCGCAGTGTGGACGATATCAAAGCATATGTGGCAAAGAAAGACATCTACCGTCCTTTCATCCTATGTGAATATCTGCATGCAATGGGCAACAGTTGCGGCGGACTGAAAGAATACTGGGACGTTTTCGAAAACGAACCGATGGCACAAGGCGGTAGCGTCTGGGATTGGGTAGACCAGTCATTCCGCGAAATAGACAAGAACGGAAAATGGTACTGGACTTACGGCGGTGACTACGGCCCGGAAGGAATCCCAAGCTTCGGTAACTTCTGCTGTAACGGGTTGGTAGGTGCCGACCGTAAACCGCACCCGCACCTGCTCGAAGTGAAGAAAGTATATCAGAACATAAAGACCACATTACTTGACCGGAAGAACATGAAACTCCGTATCAAGAACTGGTACGATTTCTCTAATCTGAATGAATATATATTCCATTGGAATGTAACAACTGATAGTGGAGAGAAACTCGCAGAAGGTACCAATGTACTGGATTGTGAACCGCACGCTACCATAGATATACAGTTGGGTAATGTGATTCTCTCGAAAAAGGACCGTGAAGCTTATCTGAATATTAGCTGGACCCGAAAGGACGATTCTCCGATGATAGCTAAAGACTGGGAAGTGGCTTATGACCAGTTTGTACTTTCCGGCAATAAGAACTCTGCAACCCATCGTCCGCAAAAAGCAGGTGAGACTACATTCACCGTTGATAAAGAAACGGGCGCATTGACCTCTTTGAATCTGAATGGCAAGGAGTTGCTTTCTACCCCGCTCACATTGAGCCTTTTCCGTCCGGCTACGGATAATGATAACCGTGATAAGAACGGCGCGCGCCTATGGCGTAAAGCAGGACTGGACAACATAACCCCAAAAGTCGTTTCACTGAAAGAGGGCAAGAACTCGACAACCGCCCGTGTGGAAATACTCAATGCGAAAGGACAGAAAGTAGGTACGGCTGACTTTATTTATGCACTGGATAAGAACGGTGCATTGAAAGTGAACACTACTTTTGAACCGGATACCGCCATTGTGAAATCAATAGCACGCCTGGGATTAACATTCCGTGTAGCTGACACTTACGACCAGGTTTCCTATTTGGGACGCGGTGATAACGAAACGCATGTCGACCGTGACCAATCCGGTAAAATCGGTCTGTATCAGACAACTCCCGAACGTATGTTCCACTATTATGTCGCTCCGCAATCTACGGGCAACCGGACTGACGTACGTTGGGCGAAGTTTACGAACCACTCCGGTGAAGGTGTTTTTGTCGAGTCAAATCGTGCTTTCCAGTTTAGTATCATTCCTTTTTCAGATGTATTATTAGAGAAAGCGCGTCATATCAATGACCTGAAACGCGATGGAATGTACACAGTACACCTGGATGCAGAGCAGGCAGGTGTGGGAACCGCTACTTGCGGTCCCGGTGTGTTGCCGCAATATCTGGTTCCATTGAAGAAACAAAGCTTTGAATTCACCCTTTATCCGATAAAATGA